A single region of the Erythrobacter sp. genome encodes:
- a CDS encoding TatD family hydrolase, with amino-acid sequence MLVDSHCHLEYKGLVEDQQGVLSRAREAGVGAFLNISTRQSEWDQVVGTAIREIDVFASVGIHPHEADAHADLGRGALLAATENPRVIGIGETGLDYYYEHSDRETQARLFRMHIDVARETGLPVIIHTRDAEGDTFAILEDEMGKGAFPALIHCFTASEDFGRKVLDLGLTISLSGIVTFKNAKELQEVAARIPEDRLLVETDSPFLAPVPNRGKTCEPAFVADTARFVAGLRGVEPERLAEQTTANFARLFTRAML; translated from the coding sequence ATGCTCGTCGACAGCCATTGCCACCTCGAATACAAGGGCCTCGTCGAGGACCAGCAGGGCGTTCTCTCCCGCGCGCGCGAGGCCGGGGTCGGGGCCTTCCTCAACATCTCGACGCGGCAGTCCGAATGGGACCAGGTCGTCGGCACCGCGATCCGCGAGATCGACGTCTTCGCCAGCGTCGGCATCCATCCCCACGAAGCCGATGCCCACGCCGACCTCGGACGGGGCGCGCTGCTTGCGGCGACGGAGAACCCGCGCGTGATCGGGATCGGCGAAACCGGCCTCGACTATTACTACGAGCACTCCGACCGCGAGACGCAGGCGCGCCTGTTCCGGATGCATATCGACGTCGCGCGCGAGACGGGCCTGCCCGTCATCATCCACACGCGCGATGCCGAGGGGGATACCTTCGCGATCCTCGAGGACGAGATGGGGAAGGGGGCGTTCCCGGCGCTGATCCATTGCTTCACCGCCTCGGAAGATTTCGGGCGCAAGGTGCTGGACCTCGGCCTCACGATCTCGCTTTCGGGCATCGTGACGTTCAAGAACGCGAAGGAATTGCAGGAAGTCGCGGCCCGGATTCCCGAGGATCGCCTGCTGGTCGAAACCGACAGCCCCTTCCTCGCGCCCGTTCCGAACCGCGGCAAGACCTGCGAGCCCGCCTTCGTCGCCGACACCGCTCGCTTCGTGGCGGGACTGCGCGGCGTCGAACCGGAACGGCTGGCGGAGCAGACAACCGCCAATTTCGCACGACTGTTCACGCGGGCGATGCTGTGA
- the metG gene encoding methionine--tRNA ligase, which yields MAETDTTPFYITTAISYPNGRPHIGHAYEAIAADVIARFQRLRGREVRFQTGTDEHGLKMARKAAEQGRTARDLADEMSGYFREMCDVLDVSYDRFIRTVEDDHHRASQAIWQRMEAAGDLYLDRYEGWYSVRDEAYYDESELVEGEGGEKLSPQGTPVEWTVEESWFFRLSKYEKPLLDLLGTPGFLEPASRRNEMISFVEQGLRDLSVSRTSFDWGVKVPGSDNHVMYVWVDALTNYITGLGFPDDTEEMRKFWPADLHLIGKDIVRFHTIYWPAFLMSANLPVPKKVFGHGFLLNRGQKESKSLGNVTNPLDLAEAFGVDPLRYFLMREVAFGQDGSYSPEAIVTRANAELANSFGNLAQRTLSMIAKNMDGRLEEFDPAEADRQLLSLVGDACNRELPDAFDTLSFSTGIEAWLRAVYACNQYVDEQAPWALRKTDPERMKVVLQTLFMALRDLAIAIQPVVPGKAANLLDQLGVPADERRYANLKDSDWYRRLVMAGFTVGKPTPIFPRLELPEAAAEGAV from the coding sequence ATGGCTGAGACCGATACCACCCCCTTCTACATCACCACCGCGATCAGCTACCCCAACGGGCGGCCCCATATCGGCCATGCCTACGAGGCGATCGCAGCCGATGTCATCGCGCGATTCCAGCGGCTGCGCGGGCGCGAAGTGCGGTTCCAAACCGGGACCGACGAACACGGGTTGAAAATGGCCCGCAAGGCCGCCGAACAGGGCCGCACCGCGCGCGATCTCGCCGATGAAATGTCCGGCTATTTCCGTGAGATGTGCGACGTTCTTGACGTCAGTTACGACCGCTTCATCCGCACCGTCGAAGACGATCACCACCGCGCCAGCCAGGCGATCTGGCAGCGCATGGAAGCGGCGGGCGACCTCTATCTCGATCGCTACGAGGGTTGGTATTCGGTCCGCGACGAAGCCTATTACGACGAAAGCGAACTCGTCGAAGGGGAAGGGGGCGAGAAGCTTTCCCCGCAGGGCACGCCGGTCGAATGGACGGTCGAGGAAAGCTGGTTCTTCCGCCTCTCGAAATACGAAAAGCCGCTTCTCGACCTGCTCGGGACGCCCGGTTTTCTCGAACCGGCGAGCCGCCGCAACGAGATGATCTCATTCGTCGAACAGGGGCTGCGCGACCTGTCGGTCAGCCGCACGAGCTTCGACTGGGGGGTGAAGGTGCCCGGCTCGGACAATCACGTCATGTATGTGTGGGTCGATGCGCTCACCAATTACATCACGGGCCTCGGCTTTCCCGACGATACCGAGGAAATGCGCAAGTTCTGGCCCGCCGACCTGCACCTCATCGGCAAGGACATCGTGCGCTTCCACACGATCTACTGGCCCGCCTTCCTGATGAGCGCGAACCTGCCCGTGCCGAAAAAGGTGTTCGGTCACGGTTTCCTGCTCAATCGCGGGCAGAAGGAATCGAAATCGCTCGGCAACGTCACCAACCCGCTCGACCTCGCCGAGGCGTTCGGAGTCGACCCCTTGCGCTATTTCCTTATGCGCGAGGTCGCCTTCGGACAGGACGGATCCTATTCGCCCGAGGCGATCGTGACCCGCGCGAATGCGGAACTCGCGAACAGCTTCGGCAACCTCGCCCAGCGCACGCTTTCGATGATCGCGAAGAACATGGACGGGCGCCTCGAGGAATTCGACCCGGCCGAGGCCGACCGCCAGCTGCTCTCGCTGGTGGGCGATGCGTGCAACCGCGAATTGCCCGATGCGTTCGATACGCTGTCCTTCTCCACCGGGATCGAGGCGTGGCTGCGCGCGGTTTATGCGTGCAACCAGTATGTCGACGAACAGGCGCCCTGGGCGCTGCGCAAGACCGATCCGGAGCGGATGAAAGTCGTGCTCCAGACGCTCTTCATGGCGCTGCGCGACCTTGCCATCGCGATCCAGCCCGTCGTTCCCGGCAAGGCGGCGAACCTGCTCGACCAGCTCGGCGTGCCTGCGGATGAGCGCCGATATGCCAACCTGAAGGATTCCGACTGGTATCGCCGCCTCGTCATGGCGGGCTTCACCGTGGGCAAGCCGACGCCGATCTTCCCGCGGCTCGAACTGCCGGAGGCGGCGGCGGAAGGGGCGGTGTGA
- a CDS encoding DNA polymerase III subunit delta', whose product MDWPNHEGAWREWRSASSGSRMHHGWILAGKKGLGKHDFALAAAAELVAEAGVPQPSDPANHPDILTLTYGPKDDKAEKAAADGKPHELARSIRVKQIRAMQRRLTTRPTLGSRRVVIIDPADDLERASANALLKSLEEPPPGTFFLLVTHSPARLLPTIRSRCRVLRFPPLSDAQLSAMLDAAGASSDPEARAGALKAAEGSFGAAMRFAQQDLGSLARAMETLLAQGDNAMAGRGELVRLIGPRPDRERIQATFDLAQALVAARARETASNPERGALVEAHAKLVRLAGEAPVHNYDTGLLALEIGTLLVGARAASEPADG is encoded by the coding sequence ATGGATTGGCCCAACCACGAGGGGGCATGGCGCGAATGGCGCTCGGCAAGCAGCGGCTCGCGGATGCACCACGGCTGGATACTTGCGGGCAAGAAAGGGCTCGGCAAGCACGACTTCGCCCTTGCCGCCGCCGCCGAACTCGTCGCCGAAGCCGGCGTGCCGCAGCCGTCCGATCCGGCGAACCACCCCGATATCCTGACGCTCACCTACGGACCGAAGGACGATAAGGCGGAGAAGGCCGCCGCCGACGGCAAGCCGCACGAACTCGCGCGGAGCATTCGCGTCAAGCAGATCCGAGCGATGCAGCGCCGGCTTACCACGCGGCCCACGCTCGGCAGCCGCCGCGTCGTGATCATCGATCCCGCCGACGATCTCGAACGCGCGTCGGCCAATGCCTTGCTCAAGAGCCTGGAGGAACCGCCGCCGGGCACCTTCTTCCTGCTGGTCACGCACAGCCCGGCGCGGTTGCTGCCGACGATCCGCTCGCGCTGCCGGGTTCTTCGTTTCCCGCCGCTCAGCGATGCCCAGCTTTCCGCCATGCTCGACGCCGCCGGAGCCAGCAGCGATCCCGAAGCGCGCGCCGGGGCGCTCAAGGCGGCGGAAGGTTCGTTCGGTGCGGCGATGCGTTTCGCGCAGCAGGATCTCGGGTCGCTGGCGCGAGCGATGGAGACACTTCTCGCGCAGGGCGACAATGCCATGGCCGGGCGCGGCGAGCTTGTCCGTCTTATCGGTCCGCGGCCCGACCGCGAACGCATTCAGGCGACCTTCGATCTCGCGCAGGCATTGGTCGCGGCGCGGGCGCGCGAGACTGCCTCCAACCCCGAACGCGGCGCGCTGGTCGAGGCGCACGCGAAGCTGGTGCGCCTTGCGGGCGAGGCGCCGGTGCACAATTACGACACGGGGCTGCTCGCGCTCGAGATCGGAACCTTGCTTGTGGGCGCGCGCGCGGCTAGCGAGCCTGCCGATGGCTGA
- the tmk gene encoding dTMP kinase → MGPETVSARGRFIAFEGGEGTGKSTQARLLAEALEARGIAAEITREPGGTPGAEAIRDLLLAPPGEGWTREAEALLFAAARADHVARRIRPALEAGRWVVCDRFVDSSRAYQGGAGGLGDEAIRALHAFGSGGLRPDLAVLLDVDEAQVARRLAERDGETSDAIGGRGETYHRAVAASFRNLAGADPQGFAVIDGTGEPQAVHARVLEALAPLLPAEAS, encoded by the coding sequence ATGGGGCCGGAGACGGTCAGCGCGCGCGGGCGGTTCATCGCCTTCGAAGGCGGGGAGGGGACCGGCAAGTCGACCCAGGCCCGCCTGCTTGCCGAAGCGCTCGAGGCGCGCGGGATCGCGGCGGAGATCACCCGCGAGCCCGGCGGAACGCCCGGCGCGGAGGCGATCCGCGACCTGCTCCTTGCCCCGCCGGGCGAAGGCTGGACGCGCGAGGCCGAAGCACTGCTTTTCGCCGCCGCGCGGGCCGATCATGTCGCGCGGCGCATTCGTCCGGCTCTCGAGGCTGGGCGATGGGTGGTGTGCGACCGTTTCGTCGATTCGAGCCGCGCCTACCAGGGCGGCGCGGGCGGGCTGGGCGACGAGGCGATCCGTGCGCTCCACGCTTTCGGCAGCGGCGGATTGCGGCCCGACCTCGCGGTGCTGCTCGACGTCGACGAAGCGCAGGTCGCCCGGCGCCTTGCCGAGCGCGACGGCGAGACAAGCGACGCGATCGGCGGGCGTGGCGAGACCTATCACCGCGCGGTCGCCGCGAGCTTCCGCAATCTGGCCGGCGCAGACCCACAGGGTTTTGCCGTTATCGACGGGACGGGCGAGCCGCAGGCGGTCCATGCCCGCGTGCTCGAGGCGCTTGCCCCCCTCCTTCCAGCGGAGGCGAGCTGA
- a CDS encoding D-alanyl-D-alanine carboxypeptidase family protein → MTGQRMMAFVLAVLALALAPAGSAQDAKSALPAIPPAEDVPIALLVDISSGQVLHERNARRRFMPASITKTMSAYVAFELIEEGRLDPWQVMTIRPDTWREWHAKGSTMWLAENARVRVEDLLMGLMTVSANDAAIVLAEGAAGSIEEWTALMNAKALELGMTDSHFANPNGWMDEGRTFTSARDLALLAEAMIRRHPDKFARYIGNRTFTYDDITQDNHDPLIGRVEGADGIKTGFTNEAGFGFLGTVKRGSQRLVLVVAGADRSRTRDRWARRYVEWGFSSFVRRRLFAAGERVAEARVQGGSDRRIALVAERPVEISLPRGRESDVKLSVHYDGPLRAPLATGDRVATLRIEVPGMEDASIPLVAGESVGEAGPLDRIVNAIAGWLG, encoded by the coding sequence ATGACCGGGCAAAGGATGATGGCTTTCGTGCTGGCGGTGCTGGCGCTCGCCCTCGCGCCTGCCGGTTCGGCCCAGGACGCCAAGTCCGCGCTCCCGGCTATCCCGCCCGCCGAGGACGTGCCGATTGCCCTTCTGGTCGATATTTCCTCCGGGCAGGTGCTCCACGAGCGCAATGCGCGGCGACGCTTCATGCCCGCTTCGATCACCAAGACGATGAGCGCCTATGTCGCTTTCGAACTGATCGAGGAAGGGCGGCTCGACCCGTGGCAGGTGATGACGATCCGGCCCGACACCTGGCGCGAATGGCACGCCAAGGGTTCGACCATGTGGCTGGCCGAGAATGCACGGGTGCGGGTCGAGGACCTGCTGATGGGGCTCATGACGGTCTCGGCCAATGATGCCGCGATCGTGCTTGCCGAAGGGGCCGCCGGGTCGATCGAGGAATGGACGGCCCTGATGAACGCGAAGGCGCTCGAACTCGGGATGACCGACAGCCATTTCGCCAATCCCAACGGCTGGATGGACGAAGGGCGCACTTTCACCAGCGCGCGCGACCTTGCGCTTCTCGCCGAGGCCATGATCCGCCGCCATCCCGACAAGTTCGCCCGCTACATCGGCAATCGGACCTTCACCTACGACGACATCACGCAGGACAATCACGACCCGCTGATCGGCCGGGTCGAAGGCGCGGACGGCATCAAGACCGGCTTCACGAACGAAGCGGGTTTCGGTTTTCTCGGCACGGTGAAGCGCGGAAGCCAGAGGCTCGTGCTGGTGGTGGCCGGGGCGGATCGCAGCCGCACCCGCGACCGCTGGGCGAGGCGCTATGTCGAGTGGGGCTTTTCCTCCTTCGTGCGCAGGCGGCTCTTCGCGGCGGGCGAGCGGGTGGCCGAGGCGCGGGTTCAGGGCGGCTCCGACCGCCGCATCGCGCTCGTCGCCGAGCGTCCCGTGGAAATCAGCCTGCCGCGCGGCCGGGAAAGCGACGTGAAGCTGAGCGTGCATTACGACGGGCCGCTGCGCGCGCCGCTCGCGACCGGCGACCGGGTGGCGACTCTCAGGATCGAGGTTCCGGGCATGGAAGATGCCAGCATCCCGCTCGTCGCGGGCGAAAGCGTCGGCGAGGCCGGCCCGCTCGACCGGATCGTCAACGCCATCGCCGGGTGGCTCGGCTGA
- a CDS encoding lytic transglycosylase domain-containing protein, which translates to MITRFLAPAALGLALLPAVALVAPATPGAAQEEAADGIDFDAYVAQLAARARAEGVSEPTVRRMTSGLSPDPRVIRLDRGQPGSPTRRGYPALAPYIAKHVNPVRIDGGRAVYRQNQATLRRIEQDFGVPPEIIVAIFGHETSYGRITGGFDLSRSLATLAWEGRRRELFADEFIALLKVADRGFTREEMTGSWAGAMGFPQFLPSVYQRLAVDGDGDGRANIFGNRADTFASIANYFRDAGWRTGQPWGVRASVPAGFDVDAYRSELEAPVCPRVHERHSRWLTVAEWRELGVVAQRPLPDDTLVSLFQPDGPGTPAWLLTGNYRVILEYNCSNYYAMSVGLLADEIVN; encoded by the coding sequence ATGATCACGCGCTTTCTCGCTCCGGCTGCCCTTGGCCTCGCCCTTTTGCCCGCCGTCGCCCTTGTCGCCCCCGCAACGCCCGGAGCGGCGCAGGAGGAAGCGGCGGACGGGATCGATTTCGACGCCTACGTCGCCCAGCTCGCCGCGCGCGCGCGGGCCGAGGGGGTGAGCGAGCCGACCGTGCGCCGCATGACCTCAGGGCTGTCGCCCGATCCGCGCGTCATCCGGCTCGACCGCGGCCAGCCCGGCTCGCCGACCCGGCGCGGCTATCCCGCGCTCGCGCCCTATATCGCGAAGCACGTCAACCCGGTCCGCATCGACGGGGGCCGTGCGGTCTATCGCCAGAATCAGGCAACGCTGCGCCGGATCGAGCAGGATTTCGGTGTCCCGCCTGAAATCATCGTCGCGATCTTCGGGCACGAGACGAGCTATGGCCGGATCACGGGCGGTTTCGACCTTTCGCGCAGCCTTGCGACGCTGGCCTGGGAAGGGCGGCGGCGCGAGCTGTTCGCGGATGAGTTCATCGCCCTGCTCAAGGTCGCCGACCGCGGCTTCACGCGCGAGGAGATGACCGGCAGCTGGGCGGGCGCGATGGGCTTTCCGCAATTCCTGCCCTCGGTCTACCAGCGTCTTGCGGTCGACGGGGACGGGGACGGGCGCGCCAACATCTTCGGCAACCGCGCCGACACCTTCGCCTCGATCGCCAATTACTTCCGCGATGCCGGGTGGCGCACGGGCCAGCCCTGGGGCGTTCGGGCGAGCGTGCCCGCGGGGTTCGACGTGGACGCCTATCGCTCCGAGCTCGAAGCGCCCGTCTGCCCGCGCGTCCATGAACGCCACAGCCGCTGGCTGACCGTCGCCGAATGGCGCGAGCTCGGCGTCGTCGCGCAGCGGCCCTTGCCCGACGACACGCTCGTCTCGCTGTTCCAGCCCGACGGGCCGGGCACGCCCGCGTGGCTTCTGACCGGGAATTACCGCGTGATTCTCGAATATAACTGCTCGAACTACTACGCGATGAGCGTCGGCCTGCTGGCGGACGAAATCGTGAACTGA
- a CDS encoding ADP-ribosylglycohydrolase family protein has translation MTELTSRARGALLGLAVGDAVGTTLEFRPRDSAPPLTDMVGGGPFGLAAGTWTDDTAMALALAESIVECGFLDLDDLMRRFVSWWREGAYSPTGDCFDIGITTRDALARYERSGDPLAGSSHPRSAGNGSLMRLSPVAIRGAMSDAATMREAARRQSATTHAADACLDACEGWAVLLRETIHGAGFDEALEAARALGFDDPVGTVFAGNWRDKDRSQIESSGYVIHSLEAALWCNAQGGDYREIILLAANLGEDADTTAAIAGQLAGARFGLEGIPEEWLARVAWRERLLAAADGLVAPGAV, from the coding sequence GTGACGGAACTCACATCCCGGGCAAGGGGCGCGCTGCTGGGACTCGCCGTGGGCGATGCCGTCGGCACGACCCTCGAATTCCGCCCCCGCGACAGCGCGCCGCCGCTTACCGACATGGTCGGGGGAGGGCCCTTCGGCCTTGCTGCCGGGACATGGACCGACGACACCGCAATGGCGCTCGCGCTTGCCGAAAGCATCGTCGAATGCGGCTTTCTCGACCTCGACGACCTCATGCGGCGCTTCGTTTCGTGGTGGCGCGAGGGGGCCTATTCACCGACCGGCGACTGCTTCGACATCGGCATTACGACGCGCGATGCCCTTGCCCGCTATGAGCGCTCGGGCGACCCGCTCGCCGGGTCGAGCCATCCCCGGTCCGCCGGCAACGGATCGCTGATGCGCCTTTCTCCGGTCGCCATCAGGGGGGCGATGAGCGATGCGGCCACCATGCGCGAAGCTGCGCGTCGCCAGAGTGCGACCACCCATGCCGCCGATGCTTGCCTGGACGCCTGCGAGGGCTGGGCCGTCTTGCTGCGCGAGACGATCCACGGCGCGGGCTTCGATGAAGCGCTCGAAGCCGCCCGGGCGCTCGGCTTCGATGACCCCGTCGGCACCGTTTTCGCCGGGAATTGGCGCGACAAGGATCGCTCGCAGATCGAAAGCAGCGGCTACGTGATCCATTCGCTCGAGGCGGCGCTGTGGTGCAATGCGCAAGGGGGCGATTATCGCGAGATAATCCTGCTTGCCGCCAATCTCGGCGAGGATGCCGATACGACCGCCGCGATTGCGGGCCAGCTTGCCGGGGCGCGATTCGGGCTGGAGGGGATCCCGGAGGAATGGCTCGCGCGAGTGGCATGGCGCGAAAGGCTGCTTGCGGCGGCGGATGGTCTGGTCGCTCCGGGGGCGGTCTGA
- a CDS encoding methyltransferase domain-containing protein, with amino-acid sequence MSETAAEPLKGEDWAGEMGERWLANLDRFEAMIAPIGDALLARAAYEPGERVLDIGPGGGATTQAIARAVAPGGEALGIDIAPGLVSEATRRAEAEGIANARFLCADAGEVSLDEPPFDRLFSRFGSMFFAEPAAAFANLRSLLKAGARIDLAVWGPPRENLWMMEMMGVVREHVEVPRAEPRAPGPFAFEDLDYLREVLAAAGFGAPDIDAYEGKQAIGGRDASPAEALDMVLSSMGVGRVVDEQEEALREAIRADLLALFEQRYVPGEGVLMAAKAWLVTARA; translated from the coding sequence ATGTCCGAGACCGCAGCCGAACCGCTCAAGGGCGAGGACTGGGCGGGCGAAATGGGCGAGCGCTGGCTCGCCAATCTCGACCGCTTCGAGGCGATGATCGCGCCGATCGGAGACGCGCTTCTGGCGCGCGCGGCCTATGAACCGGGCGAGCGGGTGCTCGACATCGGGCCCGGTGGGGGAGCAACGACGCAGGCGATTGCGCGCGCGGTCGCTCCGGGCGGGGAGGCGCTCGGCATCGACATCGCGCCCGGCCTCGTCTCCGAAGCGACGCGCCGGGCCGAGGCGGAGGGCATCGCCAATGCCCGCTTCCTGTGCGCCGACGCGGGCGAAGTGTCGCTCGACGAGCCGCCTTTCGACCGGCTGTTCTCGCGTTTCGGCTCGATGTTCTTCGCTGAGCCCGCCGCCGCCTTCGCCAACCTGCGCTCGCTGTTGAAAGCGGGCGCGCGGATCGACCTCGCCGTATGGGGCCCGCCGCGCGAGAACCTGTGGATGATGGAGATGATGGGCGTGGTGCGCGAACACGTCGAGGTTCCCCGCGCCGAGCCGCGCGCACCGGGGCCGTTCGCCTTCGAGGATCTCGATTATCTGCGCGAAGTGCTGGCTGCGGCCGGCTTCGGCGCTCCCGACATCGACGCCTATGAGGGCAAGCAGGCCATCGGCGGGCGCGATGCCTCTCCGGCCGAGGCGCTGGACATGGTGCTGTCCTCGATGGGCGTGGGACGTGTGGTGGACGAACAGGAAGAGGCGCTGCGCGAGGCGATCCGGGCCGACCTCCTCGCCCTGTTCGAGCAGCGATACGTGCCGGGCGAGGGTGTGCTGATGGCCGCCAAGGCGTGGCTCGTCACTGCGCGGGCGTGA
- the lpdA gene encoding dihydrolipoyl dehydrogenase, translating to MAETQYDVIVLGSGPGGYVAAIRAAQLGLKVAIVERENLGGICLNWGCIPTKAMLRSAEIFHYMQHAKDYGLAAKEIEADLEAIVKRSRGVAKQLNQGVGHLMKKNKITVHMGEGRMTGPTSLTVTSDKGEEKLGAKHVILATGARARDLPFAPADGKRIWTYRHAMTPPEKPTKLLVIGSGAIGIEFASFYNDIGVEVTVVELLDRIVPVEDADVSAFLEKALTKQGITVMTGAGVEDLKVGAKGVTATIKDKAGKTSTSEFSHVISAIGIVPNTENIGIEKLVEMDRGFIRIDPYGRTKTKGLWAIGDCTPGPWLAHKASHEGVTAAEAIAKELGKDAHPHPLNRDAIPACTYCHPQVASVGMTEAQAKEAGHETKVGNFPFIGNGKAIALGEAEGFIKTVFDATTGELLGAHMVGAEVTELIQGYTIGKTLETTEEELMQTVFPHPTLSEMMHESVLDAYGRAVHF from the coding sequence ATGGCCGAAACCCAATATGATGTGATCGTTCTCGGCTCGGGCCCCGGCGGCTATGTCGCCGCGATCCGCGCCGCGCAACTCGGGCTCAAGGTCGCCATCGTCGAGCGCGAGAATCTCGGCGGCATCTGCCTCAACTGGGGCTGTATCCCGACCAAGGCGATGCTGCGCTCGGCCGAAATCTTCCACTATATGCAACACGCGAAGGACTACGGGCTCGCCGCGAAGGAGATCGAGGCCGACCTCGAAGCGATCGTCAAGCGCAGCCGGGGCGTCGCGAAACAGCTCAACCAGGGCGTCGGGCACCTGATGAAGAAGAACAAGATCACGGTCCACATGGGCGAGGGGCGCATGACCGGCCCGACCTCGCTGACGGTGACATCGGACAAGGGCGAGGAGAAGCTTGGCGCGAAACACGTCATCCTCGCCACCGGCGCGCGCGCCCGCGACCTGCCTTTCGCCCCCGCCGACGGCAAACGCATCTGGACCTATCGCCATGCCATGACCCCGCCGGAAAAGCCGACCAAGCTGCTCGTCATCGGCTCTGGCGCGATCGGGATCGAATTCGCCAGCTTCTACAACGACATCGGGGTCGAGGTGACGGTGGTCGAACTGCTCGACCGCATCGTGCCGGTCGAGGATGCGGACGTGTCGGCCTTCCTCGAGAAGGCACTGACCAAGCAGGGCATTACGGTGATGACCGGCGCGGGTGTCGAGGACCTGAAAGTGGGCGCGAAAGGCGTCACCGCGACGATCAAGGACAAGGCGGGCAAGACGTCGACCAGCGAATTCAGCCATGTCATCAGCGCCATCGGCATCGTGCCCAATACAGAGAATATCGGGATCGAGAAGCTGGTGGAGATGGACCGCGGCTTCATCCGGATCGATCCCTATGGCCGCACGAAGACAAAGGGGCTCTGGGCAATCGGGGACTGCACGCCGGGCCCGTGGCTCGCGCATAAGGCGAGCCACGAAGGCGTCACCGCAGCCGAAGCAATCGCCAAGGAACTCGGCAAGGACGCGCACCCCCACCCGCTCAACCGCGATGCGATTCCGGCCTGCACCTACTGCCACCCGCAGGTCGCCAGCGTCGGCATGACCGAAGCGCAGGCCAAGGAAGCCGGTCACGAGACCAAGGTCGGCAATTTCCCCTTCATCGGCAACGGCAAGGCAATCGCGCTGGGCGAGGCGGAAGGCTTCATCAAGACCGTGTTCGACGCGACAACCGGCGAACTGCTCGGCGCGCACATGGTGGGGGCGGAAGTGACCGAGCTGATCCAGGGCTACACGATCGGCAAGACGCTCGAGACGACCGAGGAAGAGCTGATGCAGACCGTCTTCCCGCATCCCACGCTGTCCGAGATGATGCATGAAAGCGTGCTCGACGCCTATGGCCGGGCGGTGCACTTCTGA